The Salvelinus fontinalis isolate EN_2023a chromosome 9, ASM2944872v1, whole genome shotgun sequence genome has a window encoding:
- the LOC129862075 gene encoding alpha-1,3-mannosyl-glycoprotein 4-beta-N-acetylglucosaminyltransferase C-like isoform X2, with protein MRLVWKSLDKMRCFRKRSTIPFLGVLITCLLFLNLYMEDGYVLEEDKRPLRETSIHPSNSERYVHTFRDLTNFSGTINVTYRYLAGNPLPRKKYLTIGLSSVKRKRGNYLMETIKSIFDQSSYEELKEIVVVVHLADFDLAWCENLVQDISRKFAHHIIAGHLLVIHAPEEYYPSLDGLKRNYNDPEDRVRFRSKQNVDYAFLLNFCTNLSDFYMMLEDDVRCSRNFLTSLKKVVTSREGSYWVMLEFSKLGYIGKLYHSRDLPRLAHFLLMFYQEMPCDWLLIHFRDLLAQKDVIRFKPSLFQHMGYYSSYKGAENKLKDDDFEEDSIDIPDNPPASLYTNIHVFENYDATKAYSSVDEYFWGKPPSTGDFFVIVFNKSTKISKIKIVTGTDDRQNDILHHGALEVGEKLVGTKRGRQCSSYITLGDFKYGNIEVQDVDHKIAFDIECVRIVVTASQKEWLIIRSISLWTTQPPSQ; from the exons ATGAGGCTGGTGTGGAAGTCCCTGGACAAGATGAGGTGCTTCCGTAAACGCTCCACCATTCCATTCCTGGGGGTCCTGATCACCTGTCTACTCTTCCTCAACCTGTACATGGAGGATGGATACGTCCTG GAGGAGGATAAAAGACCGCTGAGAGAGACATCAATTCATCCTTCAAACTCTGAGAGATATGTTCACACCTTCAGAGACCTCACTAATTTCTCTGGAACCATAAACGTCACATATCGTTACCTCGCTGGGAACCCACTACCCCGAAAGA AATATCTAACCATTGGATTGTCGTCCGTGAAAAGAAAAAGAGGGAATTACCTCATGGAGACGATCAAATCTATTTTTGACCAGTCCAGTTATGAGGAGCTGAAAGAGATTGTGGTGGTGGTCCACCTGGCAGACTTTGACCTGGCCTGGTGTGAAAACCTGGTGCAGGACATCTCCAGGAAGTTTGCCCACCACATCATCGCTGGGCATCTCCTGGTGATCCATGCCCCTGAGGAGTACTACCCATCACTGGATGGGCTGAAAAGGAACTACAATGACCCAGAGGACAGGGTACGATTCCGCTCCAAGCAGAACGTCGACTATGCCTTTCTCCTCAACTTCTGCACCAACCTCTCTGATTTCTACATGATGCTGGAAGATGATGTGCGCTGCTCACGGAACTTTCTGACATCCCTGAAGAAGGTGGTCACCTCCAGGGAAGGCTCCTACTGGGTGATGCTGGAGTTCTCCAAGCTTGGCTACATAGGGAAGCTCTACCACTCAAGAGACCTGCCACGCCTGGCTCACTTCCTGCTCATGTTCTACCAGGAGATGCCCTGTGACTGGCTCCTCATTCACTTCCGGGACCTGCTTGCCCAGAAAGACGTGATCCGCTTCAAGCCCTCCTTGTTCCAGCACATGGGCTACTATTCCTCATATAAAGGGGCAGAGAACAAGTTGAAGGATGATGACTTTGAAGAAGACTCCATTGACATCCCTGACAACCCTCCTGCTAGCTTATACACAAACATTCATGTATTTGAAAACTATGATGCCACCAAGGCTTATAGCAGTGTGGACGAATACTTTTGGGGGAAACCCCCTTCTACCGGAGATTTCTTTGTTATAGTCTTTAACAAATCAACTAAAATAAGCAAAATCAAAATCGTGACAGGAACGGACGATCGTCAGAACGATATCCTGCACCATGGAGCTCTGGAAGTAGGAGAGAAGCTGGTGGGGACAAAGAGAGGAAGGCAGTGTTCTTCCTACATCACGTTAGGGGACTTTAAATATGGCAACATTGAGGTTCAAGACGTGGACCACAAGATTGCTTTTGACATTGAGTGTGTTCGTATTGTGGTGACTGCCAGTCAGAAAGAATGGCTGATCATTAGGAGTATAAGCTTGTGGACTACACAACCTCCCAGTCAATGA